In Zunongwangia sp. HGR-M22, the sequence AATGCAATCGCTGGCAGAAGAGGCGAATAAAGAGCACGATAAAAAACAAGCAAACTTAGAAAGTAGGTATAAGCTTCCCGTGCTTTATTTTGAAGATCATCAGTCAATTTTCGATAATCTGACGGATGTTTCCATAAATAAGGCTAAAGTTACGATGCCGTATTTTGCTTCTTATAGTTTCTTGTTTTCCAAAGACGATATTAAGCCTCCAATTGCTTAAAATTCATTTATAAAATTGGCAATATTGATTCTTAAACTTAGAGTCGAGAGCCACTGGTATGTCCAAATTTTAATAAACAATCGCTGCTATACCTATAAAATTGATAGCAGTATAAATTGAAAAAAATGAATTTTAATTATATAAAAATAAGTCTTCTTTTTTTAGTTGTTTCCTTTGCTGCATGCTCATCAGACGATGATGCTGTGGATACCGCAACGGGTGAAAATGAAGTTAGAATCGGGTTTGATAATGGCGTTAATGGTGATGATCTTTTATTAGGTTCGTCTACATATACAAACTCTAACGGTGAAGTTTTAACTATAAATCGTTTCAATTACATTGTCAGTAATTTTGTGTTAATCGATGCTGAAGGAAATGAATATACTTATCCTAAAGATGAAAGTTATTTTGTGATAAGTGAAGAAAATGATCTTACTGAAGTGAGTCTAAAAAACATTCCTGCGGCAGAGTATGTAGCTGTCAAATTTGGTGTAGGAGTAGATCAAGAAAAGTATCAACAAGGTGCTGAAGGACAAGGTGATTTTTTAGAGATTGCAGAGAACAACGAGATGATGTGGTCGTGGCAAGCGGGTTATAAATTTTTGAATTTTGAAGGAACTTTCACCTCAGAAACTGTTACTGAAGCAACAAACTTCAAAATCCATATGGGAAGCCACGGTAGTAGTTTAGATAACTATCGTGAAGTGATTTTAGATTTACCATCGAGAGCATTGGTTAGCGATAAGCTGAGCCCGGTAATTCACATGGCCGTAGATGCGAATAAAATTTTAGACGGTAAGAACAAGATCAAACTTTCAGAGAAAGCGATAGTGATGATTGATGAAGTTAAAAGTCCGCAAATTTCAGAAAATGTTAGCAGTATGTTTCGCGTAGATCATATACATAACGGAGAAAATATTCAGCATTAATAAACTTTGAGCGAACCAGATCTGGCATTTTGTTCTGTTACAGAATGCCTTGGTTTGCTTCAAAATATTTAAAAAAATGATGAATAATATGAAGAAAATCGTATTGCCGATATTGGTGATTTTTGGTCTATTCTCTTGTAGTGATGATGAAGGTGAATATGTTGCCATCAATCGCGAGTTGGATGTAAATATACCTTCAAATTTCCCTGCTATTCAATACGATCTAAGTGCAAACCTGCCAACCGAGAAAGGATTTGAGCTGGGCAAAAAATTGTTTTATGATGGGAAACTGTCCACAAACGGATTTATTTCTTGTGGGTTTTGTCACGAGCAGCGATTGTGCTTTTACGCATCACGGCCATCAATTTAGCCACGGTATTGATGATCTGGAGGGA encodes:
- a CDS encoding cytochrome c peroxidase; translated protein: MKKIVLPILVIFGLFSCSDDEGEYVAINRELDVNIPSNFPAIQYDLSANLPTEKGFELGKKLFYDGKLSTNGFISCGFCHEQRLCFYASRPSI
- a CDS encoding MbnP family protein, which codes for MNFNYIKISLLFLVVSFAACSSDDDAVDTATGENEVRIGFDNGVNGDDLLLGSSTYTNSNGEVLTINRFNYIVSNFVLIDAEGNEYTYPKDESYFVISEENDLTEVSLKNIPAAEYVAVKFGVGVDQEKYQQGAEGQGDFLEIAENNEMMWSWQAGYKFLNFEGTFTSETVTEATNFKIHMGSHGSSLDNYREVILDLPSRALVSDKLSPVIHMAVDANKILDGKNKIKLSEKAIVMIDEVKSPQISENVSSMFRVDHIHNGENIQH